The following is a genomic window from Halichoerus grypus chromosome 13, mHalGry1.hap1.1, whole genome shotgun sequence.
GAGTCATAGGTTGAGTCTGTGCTCATGGTAGCTCCCTAGTAACATCGGCATGTATGATGGGCATGTAACTGGGCCAGAATGAAGGCCTGGTTGATTGTTCCTTCTTTGTCAGGGATGAGAGCTCTTAGTGGTgaaaagtcctgggatcaagtcccgcatcgggctccctgctcatgcttaaccaactgagccacccaggtgcccaagcaaCATTACATTCTATCAAAGAACAGAAGAACTACTATGATctcatttttaattacaaattataattcaattttacaatgttatttttattctagaaatCAGGTAAATTGTTATTCTCATTGGTATTAGACCAACTTTGCTCTGGACAATTCTGGGCACTGCCCTGCCCATTTAATAATGGGGTTCATAATCTTTTCACCACTAAGAGCTCTCATCCCTGACAAAGAAGGAACAATCAACCAGGCCTTCATTCTGGCCCAGTTATATGCCCATCATACATGCAGATGTTACTAGGGAGCTACCATGAGCACAGACTCAACCTATGACTCCTGGGggtataaaaatcaatgaaagtttggggcgcctgggcggctcagtcggttaagcatctgccttcaactcaggtcatgatcccaacatcctgggatcaagccccacactggggtccctgctcggcagaaagcctgcttctccctctccctctgcctgctgctctacctacttgtgctctctatctctctgtcaaataaataaataaaatcgtgaaaaaaaaaatcaatgaaagttCACAAGCAACCTTTTGTGGCCTCCAAATCCAAGAAAACCCTCAGGGTACTACTGATACCTCAGTGCTGTCAGACCCTTACATCCTATCGAGCACCTCCAACTAACATCAGGTGCAACTTCTAGAGGAAGGGAAAGGCCAAGTGTAAACAATCAGTTAAAATACCAtgcctgaggggcgcctgggtggctcagtccttaagcgtctgcctttggcccagggtcctgggatcaagccccgcatcaggctccctgctccacgggaggcctgcttctccctctcccactccccctgtttgtgttccctctctcgctgtgtctctctctgtcaaataaataaataaaatctttaaaaattaaaaaataaaataaaaattaaaaattaaaaaattaagtaaataaaaaataaaataccatgcCTTAGGGGCACGTGGGGGGAGATGGGCAGTATATCCAGCCACCAGGCCACAGCTCTATCCCCAAACCAGAACTCCTGATGCTAAAAGAGGACACAGATGAGTTTCAAATGAACCgtttactacttttatttttctttctttatttttattcctcatcCCCCCAAAAAGTAGGTAGAACTTTTTCCCCTTTGATTCTAAAAGTAATGCACGTTTACAACAAAAAGTCTGGGAAACAGAAAAGGGttgcaaaaataagattactcatggggtgcctgggtggctcagtcggttgagtgtctgactcttggtttcggctcatgtcatgatctcaggtttgtgggatcgagcccagcgtccaggctccacactcagcggggagtctgcttctctccctctgcccctctcccctgctctcgtactcaccctctctctctaaaataaataaataaaccttaaaaaaataagtaagattaCTCATTATTTACACTTGGCATATATATCCTTCCAGACTTCATgtgtgtaaatttttttcttaaaatgggaTTATAGTATTTACACTTCTTCCTAAGCCTTTCCACTAAGCAGCAGATAATGGGTATCTATCAACAAATACAGATCTGCAGCACTATCTAATGGCTGTGTTAGTATTCCATCAACTggacataaaatttattttagcaacCTCCTATTAACAAACACAATGGTTCTACAATTTTTGTTATAAACGCAATTAAGTGTCTTTACACAACTGTTCAGGTATTACTTGAAGACACATTTCTAGAAGTGGAAGAAGTAAGGAAGGACCATTCGAAACTATCAACAGGATCCAAGTTAATCCGTTAGAAGGTTCCAGCTCAAGAATGCAGAAATTTTTTTGAGAAGTCACCATGTTATAGAATTTATTGTACAGGATACACTGAAATCAGTATTTCTTAAGGAACATCATTATGCCTGGCCACCATTTCAGTGTAATgttgtatttaaaacatttatgattttaattacAGAAGTAATACACATGGCTCATACTCTACTGCACCATTACCTGCTTTATTGCATCTACGGCACTTTGTGCTGTACACACAGAGCTGCCTAATTTGTCCTCACTGGTGAAATGGCAGCCACTGTAGGGATGCACTGTGCACATGGGTTATTAACTAGATCTCAACTGTTGAAAGTATAGGTAGTTTCCAAGTTTTTGTGGTAAAGGAGCAATTCTGCAACATACATATCTAAGTTTACATTCGCAAACTTACAAGAATGTTTCTAAAGAACAAACTTCTGGAAGTGGATTGCTAAAGTACTGTTGTACTTTAAATGTTGATCAATACCCCAAAAATGCTGCAGTAATCTATACTCCTTCCAACAGTACATGAGAGGGCCCTTTTCCCCCCTCCTACACTATCAATCTTTTTTACTTTCCACACCTGCTAAGTGAAAATTGGCATCTTGTTTcgagtttctttgcttttttagtGAAATCAAGCATCTTTTTTCACCTTTTCTGCTTATCTATTCATACGCTTTTTCTAACTAATGGATTACCCTAATATCACCCATgtatataatcttatatatttGATATGTGTTACCAATATTTCTCCCAATGTCCTTTATTTATGGTACTTTTGTTTTGCTGAACTGAACATTTCAATTATACACAGTCAAATAAGAGACTCCTTTATGGCTTCCCAgtattctttaacattttttttttaaaataggctccacacctagcatggagcccaatgcagggcttgaactcacgaccctgaaatcgaGACCTGAGTTaagattaagagttggatgcttaactgactgagccacccaggtgccccttccccatattttttaaaaaggctcttcCCACCACAGAATTATACTACGCTCCTCTATTCCTTCTGCTACTTCTCTACTCTCAGGCCACCCTTGCTTACAACTGTCACTAGTGTTCCACGTAAAAGTGCAAGACCTGTGTTAGATGTCAGGCCCTGGTCCCCAATCTCAGGAACTACAGAGGGCATGAAAGGAGCCATACATACTTGCAAGCACACACAGAGCATAACTACACAAATACTAAGTTGTTGATAAATTCATCGTAACAAATGGGTACATCACCACATCACCTGAGCCACACCTGAGATCTCCCTGGTCCCACTACCCTCAACACCAATCAGCTTTGGTTTGCTGGACTAGTGGTAAGTCAAGTCACTAACTTTATTTCTTTGGGCTCAGCTGAGTTGTTTCCTTCTGCTGTTTCTCTTGGAAGATACTAAAATGTCCACTAAGTCCTAAGTAAGGTTGGCCTTACTTACTTATAAAGGACAAGGATAATTAATATTAGTGACTTCTACGTGTTTCTCAACAACTGTGAAAGTCACTGTTCTAACCACTGGCCTCTCCCTTCAATACTGGCTAAAGGCTCTGCTGATGACACATTCCTACGTGGGGCCCTCCTCCACAGGTACAAGGACATAGAGTGGGTGGCTTCAACCAAGGCaacaggggtgaggtgggggggtgcaggggcGCATGCGCGCACCCGTTTCACTGCTGGGCCAAACTGCTTTTCCCTATGTGTGGTCTTCATTTCTCCAACACAACATGGCAGCCTGCCGTTACTTCAGGGCAGGCTTTACTTCTTGTCCTGAAACATCATGGCAGGAGCCCCTGGCACCATATTCCCCaccttatttagaaaaagaatccGAGCCTGGGGGCAAACACCAGAGCCAGCACCCTGTAGAGGAGAGGGCAGTACAACTTCTGGCAATCCTTTACACCACAGCCTGAAACTGCTACTGTTCCCAGGCCCTATGGTCTCTGAGGAACCCCCATCCCCAAAGTCAGGCTGGGAACATCACTACTCAGAGCTTCAGTGTTCTCCTGCACCGTAGGTTTTTCTGCTCTGTTTGATTTCTTGATATCCCCAATTCCATCTGCTTTATCTATTCCAGAAGTTACTCAAAATTGTTGATCTACTGATGAGACCCCTCACCTATTTTCTCTTTGGTTTAGGTTCATTGTAATTTTTATCATTGCAATTTTTATATTACGTGGCAGGACTGTTTCACTAAGACTTCGGGAGGGAGAGGAAGTACATGTATGGCCTCAGGCCATCATCTTGAGCCAGAAGTTTTAAcagtatttactgagtgaatTTTACGTCAGATCTTTCTAGGGTGGAATGCTAAATCCAAACACTACGAAAAAGTACTGCAGGCCAGGTCTAGGCAGTACGGCACTGACATTATCTGGAAAGCCATGTGGGATTCCAAATACATCTTAGGCCTTGTGATATTGTCCCACACTCACTGAAgctctacacatttttttttcagtcttttttctctatGTCCTTCAGACTGGATAGTGCCTAACTGACTGATCTTTAAGTTCACAAACTCTTCTGCATCTCTACTTTGCAGTTTAAATGAAtcagtaaactttttatttaaatttctccgTTCTAGGATACGTATCAGGttctttttttacagtttttatttctctgctgagatttgctatttattcattcattacagGCGGATTTTCCTCAACGTCCTGAGTAGTTACAactgctgctttaaaatcctgTCTACGGAGTgtctcagtggctcagtcagttaaatatccaactcttgatttcagctcaggtcatgatctcagggtcatgagactgagccccatgttgggctccctgctcagcggagagtctgtttcagattctttccctctgcccctcaccccgcttggGCACTtggcactctttctctctcaaataaataaatctttaaaaaaataataaaaatgaaaataaataaataaataaatttctgtccaCCACTAAATTCCAAAGTCAGGATCATTTTGGGGTAAGTGAGGAGTGACTACTAATGCATAcagtttctttttagggtgatgaaaaagttctaaagTTGACTATGGTAATGGCTGCTTAAAATATTCCACAGAAGAAAATCTCAATTTTtcggggcacctagctggctcagtcagtggggtgtgcgactcttgatcttggggttttgagttcaagccccatgttgggtgtatagattacttcaaaataaaatcctttaaaaaaaaaaagctttatttatttatttgagagacagagagacagcacgagtggaggggcagagggagagggagagaaaacctcAAGcgcactctgtgctgagcacggagcccgaggcagggctcaatcccaggaccctgagatcatgacctaagccgaaaccaagagttggacgctcaaccaactgcagcACCCAGGTCcccccttaaaaataaattttttttttaaaaagaaagttcaaTTTCTCAATTAACAGCAAGTCCCTTATTCTAAGTGCTGATTTAGCATCAATCCCAAGTGCTAGAATTTGCTAAGAAATAAATTAACTCCTATCAGACTATAGAGATATAACAACTAGTTTCATGTAATACATGAAACCTGCTTGGATCCTGGTTCCTAAtagaaaactataagacattttGGGGACAGCAGAGAAAATGTGAATATGAGCTATTAGATGATACTAAGGAATTATGCCAAATTTTACTAGATATGATTACGAGGAGAATATTTAGGAGTCACATACTGAAATATTACATGTCATGAGGTCTACAATTACTGTCAGCTGATTcagttaaacacacacatacacacacagaaggtAAATATTGCAAAACATTAATAACTGTCAAATCTAGGCAGTGGGTGCTAACTATACCATGCTACCAATATTTCTGGATATTTGAACTTTTCATTCCAAAAAACTGGGGGGAGAAGCTACATggctaaaaagaaattttattcagGATTTTCAGCCACTTAATAATTAAAATCCACATAAtgttaacataattttattttggcaatgatttttcaTCCCAGGAATCCTTATCAGCTAACATTTTTCTACCTATTACCCCAGTTACCACAAGATGTCACTCTTCCCATGTTCAAATCAAAAGTCTTGCAAGGGAAAAGGCCTTTATCAGTACTAAATGGAAAATGCACTCAACTTCCAAGTTAATCTGAAAAACTTTAGAACCttttatatttaggaaataaataaatcctctcAGTTCACAGACAATGAAATACAGACTAGATATAAATGTTAaactgaaagtttttttaaatttcagataagaAAGCTTTATCTGCAGGACTATCACTATCTTCAAGGAAACAGTCCCACCGTCAGCTACTTTAGTATCCAAATGTCTCAGAATGTTCTAAATAACCCTGGGGTCAATCCAGAGAAATGGGGCCAACTAGCCAGAGCTCAGAACTACAAGACATGTTTAGGACTCCTGCAGATAAGCCACTCTCTTGGAACTACTTCAAATCTccctggggtgcccgggtggctcagtcagttaagcctctgccttcggttcaggtcacgatcccaggatcctgggatcgagccccgcatcgggctccctagtcagtggggagcctgcttctccttctccctctgcctacagctccctgctgtgtgctcttgcacactctctcactttctttctctctttctgtcaaataaataaataaaatctttaaaaacaaaacaaaaaacctccccaCCTCTGCACCCACAGCACATGGGATCTGGCCCAACACTGTGTTTGCCTATTAATCCTCTGTCAAGGAATAACACACTGTCAGAGCCCAATGGAGCAGTATTATGAACGAAAAGATTTAAAAGCTTTAACTAACATACCAAAAAACGGTTATTCCCATTCTCcttgtccccacccccaacctgggTATCATTAAAGTGTACTACAACTTAAAATTTGTTAACATTTGAGGAATCTGGATGAAGAATACATAGGAGTTTTTAAGAagcattatttagaaataattccaaatttaTAAAAAGGTGCAAAAACTGGTACAAAAAGCACCCATATACCATTTTCCTCAGATTTGCCTATGTTAACAGTTTACCCATCCGTTTTCATCATTTGCTATCTTGTATCCCTATTTATCTGTCTCTATCCATCTATCCCTGATGTTTTCCCTGAACCCTTTAAGGATATAcatcatgggggtgcctgggtggctcagtcgttaagtgtctgcctttggctcaggtcatgatcccagggtcctgggatcgagcccagcattgggctctctgctcggcgggaagcctgtttctccctctcccactccccctgcttgtggtccctttctctcactgtctctctaataaataaattaattaaatctttaaaaaaaagaaaaaggatatacATCATGGCTCTTTACCCCTAACTATTCAGTGTGTGGTTCCTAAGTATAGAGACATTTACTTACATAAACACAGTATAGTTATCAACTTCATAAGCTTATACATGTTTATCTAgcatctactttttctttttaagattttatttacttgagagagagaatgagagagagcacatgagagcggggagggtcagagggagaagcagactccctgccgagcagggagcccgatgcgggactcgatcctgggactccaggatcatgacctgtgccgaaggcagtcgcttaaccaactgagccacccaggcgccctctagcaTCTGCTTTTGACCAGTTTTGTCATAACATCCTTTATAGCATTTTCCCTACAGTACTAGACCCAGCCTAGGCAAAGGTATTacatttaattgtcatgtctcCCTAGGCCCCTTTAATCTGGAACTTTTCCAAAGGCTTTTATGACATTGGCATTTTTGAGGAATACAGCACCTCTTGTGTTTTTAGtaaaacatactttattttttgtctatttaatGTTCTTTATAATTAACTGAAGTTATGCCTCAGCCAGAATACGGCTTAGCTGATGCCGAGTCCGATTCTGTGTGCCTCTGTCACTTACACGATGACCCAAAGTGTTGCCCAAATTTTTCCACTGTATAATTTCTGGTTGTTTCTTTTACCTCACTTGCAACATAATAAATAGTCTGTGAGAAGCCATTTTAAAATCACCCGAATTTCTGCTCCTCATCAAATTGTCAACACAGAAAtgctttgtactatttttgtaacttttttataAGTCTGAAATAATTATCAAATAGTTTCAAAAAACTTGAAGCAACTTAAAATTAGAGTTTCAATTCTACCAGATCATAAAATCTCCTTGGCagggaagaaaatgagacaaCAAATAAATACCTGTGCCTTAGACATAAGATTATGAAGGATTGATTTGTCTCAGTATACTTGCAATCACTAAAAGTAAACAATAAATGGCTTTTCCTAAGACCTAGAAATAACAATCAGCTTTTCCTTCAAACGATTTTCTATAACTAAGCACAGTTTTAAAGCAATGCTTCCACTTAACAGTCCTTCCTTAGGAACAAAACACAGCAGCCCACAGACGACTGCCTACTGTGTGAAACCTGCCTGGCCACATGCATATTTCTCCTGGGTGCTGTCTACTGCACCAGCATCGCTGCACAGGCAGAGCGTTCCATTCTGCTACTGAATGCAAACTATCCCCACTCGTTGAGATGGGAAggacaaaaaggaatgaaaaggtCCCCCATCACTTACTTTCTAAATCAGAAATAATGAGGTTGTCGTGGAGTTTCACGGCTCGGTGTTGCTCTACTTCATCTTCAAGTTCAAAGATGGTTTCTTTCATGTcgctcctctctgtctctttttcttctagcTCTGATCTTAGTTTCTCTAATGTCATATTCAATTCTTCTATTTGTTTCTTAGCTTCTTCTTGGAAGGCTCGGTATTCATCTTCTACCTATACAGAATTGATGGTGCGGATTAGAAAAGTGAGAGCTGCTCTAAGAAAAATTCCAGAATGGAAGTATACATTGTTCCAAAGGAAGCTGAGCGTGAATTGCTAGGTATGAACTAAAACCACCTGTGTAAAAACTGTCTGAAAGTATGAAAAAGCACTCCACAATAATATAGGATTTTATGTAATATGCTTAAGCATAATTTGTTGCTACATCATTGACAATTATATTGACGTATCACTGAACTTTAACTAGATTATGAGGAAATTTTGGAAATTCTTCCTTCTCCAAAGTTTGGACAGAAGGCATGCATCTGATTAATAACATCCTctccacccaaaaaaaaaaaatgtctgatgtGTGACAGTTtcattaccaaaataaaaatggaaacaaattctCAAATACTGTCACTGCAGAAGTATCAGCTCAAAGTGCCCTCCAACACATATGCTCcaacaaataatacattcccTAAATTGTATCTCTAAACATCATCACTAAAATAATTAAGAtctaaattatttgaattttggcCAAAGATATACTAAtgtttcttactttaaaaattactgcactaaaataagaaataaaatgttaagatagAATCATTGGATAACTCATGCAAATAAACCCTACATCAGCAATCACATGGGGCACAGACCCATGGCCGGAGTGCCAGCAACCCCAGCTGTAGTTCTGCATGAGTCCTCATTATTGTGGTAGATGTAAAACAAGGGGGCTGGACCCATGGTCGCTAAGGTCCTCGCCAGCAACAAGACAGCCCTCTAACAAACAGGAGCCTCCAtgctccaaaaatattttttaactcgAAACAGAACTCTATTTGAAAAACTACAACCACAGGAAAAGGGGGAGACATTGCTGATCCCACAGACAGGTCTACTGGCTCTCATCTTTCCTATGCCAAAATGCATTAGAGATGAGGAGGTAAAACTGCACGATACGACCCCCCCTGGGCGCACCCAGATTAGAGACAAATTCTGTTGTTGTCATTCTAGTCCCTTCCTCTCACAGGCaggaaaacagtaacaaaactCAAGTGAGTGGAAATgacattattttaagaatacttttGACTATATCCCAATAAAGAAAACCATTCTCaagctttaaaacaaaatcagccttaaaaaagtgaatgacaggggtgcctgggtggctcaatcgttaggcgtctgccttcggcttgtcatgataccagggtcctgggatcgagcccccacgtcgggctccctgctccgcaggaagcctgcttctccctctcccactccccctgcttgtgttccctctctcgctgtctctctgtcaaataaataaaaataaaaataaaaataaagtaaagtaAGTGAATGACACATCACACAAGTGATACTGGCTTTCAGTAAGTATGGTGTGTACTGCAGCTGCATAATGCTGCTCCAGAACATTTTATCTACTTGAGCAGTACCTTTGCAATGGTGTCCTGCAATCGATTGGCATCATTTCGGGTGTGAGCTAGGTCTTCCTGCAGGCTACTAGCCAGagtctctgctttttctttgtccAGCCTGACACTCTCCAGGAGATCCTGAATATCAGATTTGTCTCCAGAGTTATGGATGGAATACAGCTCCGCCACTTTCTGCTTTTCATTCTCCAGCTGAGCCTTCAGGCGGTTCATCTCTATCTGATCACTGGCCACTGTGGCTTTGTACTCCTCTAATGTGGCTGCCAAGGCTGCTTTACCCTTCTGCTCAGACTCAATAATTCGCTCCATATGGTGATTGCGTTCTTTGAGCGCCCCTATCATTTCTTGAGCTTCCTTGTTGTCTTGTTCTGCCATCTTCAAAGTATTGCTTAAATGCTGCTGGACACCGAGAAGCTGCTCTCGTTCGAAACGGGCATTTTCTGCTAGGTCCATATAACGTTGCTCCAATTCCATATAGCGTCCGCTTTTCACATCCTCGTCTATGACATAAGAAATGTGATGCTCATCGAGAAGGGAGCGGAAATATTCAATCTGTCGGCTAAAGTGTTCCAACTTATCACTCTGCTGACATAAAGACTCCATAAGAATAACCTTCTCTTCCCCCAGCCTTTCATTTTCACTGTTCAGTTCCTGGGTTATCTGCTGTAAATCAGCTAGCTCTTGCAGAGTCGCCTGAAGTTCCTCACTTGTGCTGTGTTGGTTCTCTTCCATCTGATGTATCCGTTCTGTCAAGCAAGCGACGGACACTTCACTCGCGTTGCCACTGCTCCCCTTCCGGGAGCGCTCTATGCTCGGAACGCCTTCGGACTCTGAGGACGATGGTGCGTCCAGGGCATCATCGCTCGACGTGAGGGGCTGGTACACCTCACTGCACTCACTGTCTAGGTTGTCCATAGAGTTACTGTGCTGATGGTCCATGAGGGTGTTTTCATCCTGGCTCAAGAGATCCTCCACGGAACCAGGGGCAGAGCCTTCCACCGAAGAGGTCAGGGTCCCTCCTCCATCGCTCTGGTTGCCAGGGGTGATTTCTGGGCTCAGGGACTGATAACCAAACAGTTTTTCAGAATTGTCTAACCTCTGCTCTAGGGAAAAGCCCAGCGCGTTCAACCTGTCCTTTAACATTCTGTTTTCGTTTTTTAGCTGGTTGAGTTCTTCCCGGATGGCAGTATTCTGTTCCTGCAACTGCAGTAAAGTGGACTCGACGTCAGTTGGCTGGTGAGCAATGATGGCTTCCTTCTCCTCAGATTTTTCATCACCCTCGGAATGATCCTCATTAATGCCCAGCTGAGCACGCATGTCTCGGAGTTCATTTCTCAAATGTAAGATTTCCACATCCTTGGTTTTTGCCAATGTGAGAAGATCTTTCACTTTGGCTTCCAAAGCAGCTTTGTCACTGATCTGATTGTCTGACTTAGACTTGCTCATGCGAACGTCACATTCTGTAGCCGTGCGGCTGCGGGAACGCTTGGCCAATGCCACGTCATTAGCTCCCTGACCCACAGAAGGTAGTTTTTTGCTCTGGCTTAGTCGGGTACGTTCACGTAATCTTTCTCTAGTAGAACCGGATTCTTTATTACCTATGGAAGTGCTCCGCTTGGATGAACTTGTGCCTAAGTgtttaaaacaaagaatggaaGGCAAAAATATTAGCAAGAAAAGGCACAGAGGTTATGCCCGAGGTCTAATCAGATGAGATCTAGAGACCTACACATTGATTCTGACCGACATTAATCTTGCCTTAGATTCTGGTTACTGTAAAATTCCATTTCCTCAAAACCAGATCATTCATCTTTTaattattaatgaaaaagaagttatacactgaattgtatactttaaaaaggtgaattttacaaaatgtgaattatatctcaataaatctattACGTAAAAAAAGTTGCACGTTAACTTGAATCCTAAACCATGGCTTTAAACAAATGTCCAAGGGCATAATATTCTAGGGCAAGCTAGATAAAGCGGACTCTAGGATTAACCAGTCAGGTAGCAAACTAACTGTAGAAGCAGATGGTAAAGAAAGATCACAGATGAGCAAGAAGGGTAAGGCGGCTTCCggacaaacaaaaaatctaaGCTACCTATGATAAACACAAAGTATAATCAAAGTAAGTGCAAAAAGTTTTCACATCATAGCATGCCACATAAATAGTACCAATAACATTAATTATAATAAGGCTAATGTATACTTAGCActtgctttacacacacacagatgaacaCTTCACATACATTAATTTATACAAGCCTCATTATTATCAACATGAAGAAactcacacacacagatgctAAATAATCTGCCAACACCCCACATGTAATAAGTGGATGAGCCCAAATTCAAATGCAGGCaaacagtctggctccagaatctgaAACTTAAGAAGTATGTTATGCTGCCTCCCTAAATGTTATAAAACAATAATGTACAAATGCTAACTAATGATGGCACATTATCAAATATGCTATATGAATCAGTATTACCTGACTGCTAAAATTCTAAACCTGTGAAAACTGACATGATCGTGTGTTTAATACAGAAAGAACAGGAATATGCTTACCTATAAATACTTAAGAAATAATTAGCTGCTTTTTACTTTGTAAAATAAGATCTAGACCTAATCAGTAAGTGTTCTGTAAGAACCTGATAGTTTTTTACGTGGCAGGCACCAGGCTGCAGAggtaagagggagagaaaggtcGATGTGATATAGGAAGACAGCCAGTAATTCTGCCAGGGATCAGGTGTAGAGCAGGGGAGGGAATTCTGGCTGGCCACAGGACAGGATGAGGAAGCAGAAGTGAACAGGACGCACAGCAAGGAAAAGTAAGGTCACACAATGAATGGAAGCAGCAGGGGAAGTTTTTATGGGGCCCTGAACGCCAAGGGAAATTTAGTGAGTCCcacagtaaatgttcaataaatgttctgGAGCAAGAAAGACAGAGAACagcatttttatgaaaatgaatCCAGACGATGCTAAGTGAAACATCTGAGGAAGAAGAGCAGTCAAGGAGGAAGGTGGGCAGGAAGAGCAGTAAAAATGAAGGAGGGCCTACATCTGGGGAGTGAGATCAGGATCTCTGCAAGAACAGAGAAGGGATGATACATC
Proteins encoded in this region:
- the SPECC1L gene encoding cytospin-A isoform X1; translated protein: MKKASRSVGSVPKVSGISKTQTVEKTKPENSSSASTGGKLVKPGTAASLSKTKSNDDLLAGMAGGVTVTNGVKGKKSTCPSTASSASAPAMTTVENKSKISTGTSSSKRSTSIGNKESGSTRERLRERTRLSQSKKLPSVGQGANDVALAKRSRSRTATECDVRMSKSKSDNQISDKAALEAKVKDLLTLAKTKDVEILHLRNELRDMRAQLGINEDHSEGDEKSEEKEAIIAHQPTDVESTLLQLQEQNTAIREELNQLKNENRMLKDRLNALGFSLEQRLDNSEKLFGYQSLSPEITPGNQSDGGGTLTSSVEGSAPGSVEDLLSQDENTLMDHQHSNSMDNLDSECSEVYQPLTSSDDALDAPSSSESEGVPSIERSRKGSSGNASEVSVACLTERIHQMEENQHSTSEELQATLQELADLQQITQELNSENERLGEEKVILMESLCQQSDKLEHFSRQIEYFRSLLDEHHISYVIDEDVKSGRYMELEQRYMDLAENARFEREQLLGVQQHLSNTLKMAEQDNKEAQEMIGALKERNHHMERIIESEQKGKAALAATLEEYKATVASDQIEMNRLKAQLENEKQKVAELYSIHNSGDKSDIQDLLESVRLDKEKAETLASSLQEDLAHTRNDANRLQDTIAKVEDEYRAFQEEAKKQIEELNMTLEKLRSELEEKETERSDMKETIFELEDEVEQHRAVKLHDNLIISDLENTVKKLQDQKHDMEREIKTLHRRLREESAEWRQFQADLQTAVVIANDIKSEAQEEIGDLKRRLHEAQEKNEKLTKELEEIKSRKQEEERGRVYNYMNAVERDLAALRQGMGLSRRSSTSSEPTPTVKTLIKSFDSASQVPNPTAAAIPRTPLSPSPMKTPPAAAVSPMQRHSISGPISTSKPLTALSDKRPNYGEIPVQEHLLRTSSTSRPASLPRVPAMESAKTISVSRRSSEEMKRDISAPEGASPASLMAMGTTSPQLSLSSSPTASVTPTTRSRIREERKDPLSALAREYGGSKRNALLKWCQKKTEGYQNIDITNFSSSWNDGLAFCALLHTYLPAHIPYQELNSQDKRRNFTLAFQAAESVGIKSTLDINEMVRTERPDWQSVMLYVTAIYKYFET
- the SPECC1L gene encoding cytospin-A isoform X2, with amino-acid sequence MKKASRSVGSVPKVSGISKTQTVEKTKPENSSSASTGGKLVKPGTAASLSKTKSNDDLLAGMAGGVTVTNGVKGKKSTCPSTASSASAPAMTTVENKSKISTGTSSSKRSTSIGNKESGSTRERLRERTRLSQSKKLPSVGQGANDVALAKRSRSRTATECDVRMSKSKSDNQISDKAALEAKVKDLLTLAKTKDVEILHLRNELRDMRAQLGINEDHSEGDEKSEEKEAIIAHQPTDVESTLLQLQEQNTAIREELNQLKNENRMLKDRLNALGFSLEQRLDNSEKLFGYQSLSPEITPGNQSDGGGTLTSSVEGSAPGSVEDLLSQDENTLMDHQHSNSMDNLDSECSEVYQPLTSSDDALDAPSSSESEGVPSIERSRKGSSGNASEVSVACLTERIHQMEENQHSTSEELQATLQELADLQQITQELNSENERLGEEKVILMESLCQQSDKLEHFSRQIEYFRSLLDEHHISYVIDEDVKSGRYMELEQRYMDLAENARFEREQLLGVQQHLSNTLKMAEQDNKEAQEMIGALKERNHHMERIIESEQKGKAALAATLEEYKATVASDQIEMNRLKAQLENEKQKVAELYSIHNSGDKSDIQDLLESVRLDKEKAETLASSLQEDLAHTRNDANRLQDTIAKVEDEYRAFQEEAKKQIEELNMTLEKLRSELEEKETERSDMKETIFELEDEVEQHRAVKLHDNLIISDLENTVKKLQDQKHDMEREIKTLHRRLREESAEWRQFQADLQTAVVIANDIKSEAQEEIGDLKRRLHEAQEKNEKLTKELEEIKSRKQEEERGRVYNYMNAVERDLAALRQGMGLSRRSSTSSEPTPTVKTLIKSFDSASQVPNPTAAAIPRTPLSPSPMKTPPAAAVSPMQRHSISGPISTSKPLTALSDKRPNYGEIPVQDFILVFGRSISPFGTTL